The following nucleotide sequence is from Campylobacter coli 76339.
GGTTTTGTTCAAAGTGTATTGGCTCAGTTTAATACGCGTATACCACGCACCACAAAAACACAACTGGCTTCAGGTATAAAAGTTTCTAGAGCAAAATTAAAAACAGGAGATCTTGTTTTTTTTAAAACAGGCAGAGGGCCAAATGGTATGCATGTGGGAATTTATACAAGTAAAAGCAAATTTATCCATCTTTCTACAAAGGGTGGGGTAAGAGAAGTGAATTTGAATAGTTCTTATTGGAAAAATCGATATATAGGTGCTAGAAGATATTAAGATGAAAATAGGTGTTTTTGATAGTGGCGTAGGTGGACTCAGTGTTTTAAAATCGCTTTATGAGGCAAGACTTTTTGACGAAATTATTTATTATGGGGATACTGCTCGTGTTCCTTATGGAGTCAAAGACAAGGATACTATAGTCAAATTTTGCCTTGAGGCTTTAGATTTTTTTTCAAAATTTAATATTGATATGCTTATTATCGCGTGCAATACAGCCAGTGCTTATGCTTTGGATGCTTTAAGATTAAGAGCTGATTTTCCTATTTATGGGGTTATTGACGCGGGTGTTGAGGCTACTAAAAAAGCTTTATTGGATAAAAATAAAAAAATTCTAGTTATTGCCACAAAGGCAACAATTCATTCAAAAGAATATCAAAATCGCTTGCAAGAACAAGGTTTTACCAATGTAGATGCTTTAGCTACAGGTCTTTTTGTGCCTATGGTTGAAGAGGGTATTTTTGAAGGAGAGTTTTTGCAAAGTGCCATGCGCCATTATTTTAAAGGGATTGAAACTCCTGATGCTTTGATACTTGCTTGCACTCATTTTCCCTTACTAGCAAATTCCTTGAGTGCTTATTTTGGCTCAAAGACAAAGCTTATTCATTCAGGAGATGCTATAGTAGAGTTTTTAAAACAAAGGCAAAAACTTTTATTAAAAAAAGAGAAAGCAAAATTATATTTTTATGCTTCAAGTGATGTCAAGTCTTTAGAAAATACTGCTAAAATTTGGCTAAATTTATAAGGAAATACAATGATAGAATTAAAAAAACCAGCAGAAATAGAAAAATTAAGAATAGCAAATCAAATCGTCGCTAAGACTTTAGATTTTTTAGAAAATGAGATCAAGGTAGGCATGAGTCTTAAACAAATCGATAAAATGGCAGAAGACTTTATCTTAAGTCTTGGAGCAAAACCTTCGTTTAAAGGGCTTTATGGTTTTCCTGGTGCAATTTGTACTTCTTTAAATCAGGTTTGCATTCATGGAATTCCTGATGAAAAAATCATCAAAGAGGGTGACATTTTAGGGCTCGATGTGGGAAGTTTGATCGATGGATATTATGGTGATGCAGCGCGTACCATAGCCATAGGTAAAATTTCATCCACAGATGAGGCTTTGATTTCTTGTGCTAAAGACGCTTTATATCATGCAATAGATATCATTCGCGATGGAATGCGTTTTAAAGAACTTTCTGCGGCTTTAGGAGAATTTATAGCTTCAAGAGGTTTTGTTCCACTTCGTGGCTATTGTGGGCATGGTATAGGACGCAAACCTCATGGAGAGCCTGAAATTTTAAATTATTTAGAAAAAGGTGCAAATGCAAAAAGTGGGCCAAAAATTAAAAACGGAATGGTATTTTGCATAGAACCTATGATATGCCAAAAAGATGGAACTCCAAAACATTTTAATGGAAAATGGGATGCGGGAAGTGTGGACGAGCTTAATAGCGCACATTATGAACATTGTGTGGCTATTATTAATGGGCGTGCAGAAATTTTATCTGCATTATAATAATTTTTTATAAAAATTTTGAAAAAAGTTGGTAACCTAAGTTATTCTTCAGTATTATTTAAGCATTTTTAATTTAAAATGTCATTTCGAAAACGGTTATTCCTAAATTTAAACTAAAACATAATTTTATTTTAGTTTAAAGAGATCTTTCAAGGATCTCATAGGCTAGGTTGCTTCCCTCCCCCTTTTTTTCAACCTAGCTTAAAAAAAGAGTGGAATATCTCTTTAAGCTAAAATATATGAAATTATTTTGTAAAGATAAACAAATTATTAATTGAATATATTTTAAGAGGATAAGAGTTTAAACTCTTATCTGAAAAGATTTTTGAAGCTTGTAGTAGAATCAGATAAATTCATATTATCCATACTCATTCCCATAGTAATAGCGCTTGATAATTCATGTAAAATGCCTTTAATTTCATCTCTTTTATCTTGAACATAGGCTAAAACCCCTTCATATCCTGCTTTTTCTAAAACTAAAAGAGGATTTGAAATTTCAAATTCAAAAAGTTTTTTGCCTACATATACATTAAAAACATTTCCAAAAAGTGCTGTACCCATAAAAGAGCAGTTTTGAATAAGTTGAGAGCTTGTTGCATCTAGGGTTCTTTTTTGTAAGTCATCATTTTGTTCATCAAGTCTATCTGTGATGCTTTTTTCAATTTTTTTAAGCGTTAGATCAAGTACTTGCAGGGCACCTATAAAGTCGTTTGCATCATTGATTTGTGAGCAAATTTGTGTAGCTTTAAATTCGCTTACACCCTGTATTTCGCCCAAGTGTTTTTTAAACACATCCAATTCATTTTTCATTTTACACCTTTCAAAAAATATTGCTAAAGGTTTAAAAGCAAAAAGTGTTCCTATTTTTCATAAAGTGTAGTATTTATCCATAGGACTATTTCATTTCCTATGGAATTTAAAGCTTTTTCAAAGGATTGATAGACATTAAAAATATCCATTTTATCAACCTTTTCTTTGATTGAAAATAAACGATGGGCGATGATTTGGTTTTCTTTTGCATCAATGAAATTTACGCTAATAGAAATGCTGATATAATTTTCATTTTTATCGATTACTTGTTCAAAAGAATCTATCCTGCTTTCAAGTGTATAATCACTTCCTATAGAGCTTCCTTGTGAGAGTAGAGTTTTAAAGATTTGACTTTGCTCAAATTTAGATAGGAGCAAGGATTGATAAAGATTGTTGGGTAGATCTGCCCAGAAGTGATGAGCATAAGTCCCACTTACACCCTTTTGT
It contains:
- a CDS encoding Probable lipoprotein encodes the protein MRFVFFVLIIAFYIGGCSLPQNVNYTRINHNVDKEVRLRTIANEWKKTPYVLGGTTKRGADCSGFVQSVLAQFNTRIPRTTKTQLASGIKVSRAKLKTGDLVFFKTGRGPNGMHVGIYTSKSKFIHLSTKGGVREVNLNSSYWKNRYIGARRY
- a CDS encoding Glutamate racemase translates to MKIGVFDSGVGGLSVLKSLYEARLFDEIIYYGDTARVPYGVKDKDTIVKFCLEALDFFSKFNIDMLIIACNTASAYALDALRLRADFPIYGVIDAGVEATKKALLDKNKKILVIATKATIHSKEYQNRLQEQGFTNVDALATGLFVPMVEEGIFEGEFLQSAMRHYFKGIETPDALILACTHFPLLANSLSAYFGSKTKLIHSGDAIVEFLKQRQKLLLKKEKAKLYFYASSDVKSLENTAKIWLNL
- a CDS encoding Methionine aminopeptidase, with protein sequence MIELKKPAEIEKLRIANQIVAKTLDFLENEIKVGMSLKQIDKMAEDFILSLGAKPSFKGLYGFPGAICTSLNQVCIHGIPDEKIIKEGDILGLDVGSLIDGYYGDAARTIAIGKISSTDEALISCAKDALYHAIDIIRDGMRFKELSAALGEFIASRGFVPLRGYCGHGIGRKPHGEPEILNYLEKGANAKSGPKIKNGMVFCIEPMICQKDGTPKHFNGKWDAGSVDELNSAHYEHCVAIINGRAEILSAL
- a CDS encoding Putative lipoprotein, with the protein product MKKFIPIAILVFIFNACSIPTSTLDKTQSFILKNDKIPLQDDFIKSDKILKIQNASLPLYLHSRSIVYIQKGVSGTYAHHFWADLPNNLYQSLLLSKFEQSQIFKTLLSQGSSIGSDYTLESRIDSFEQVIDKNENYISISISVNFIDAKENQIIAHRLFSIKEKVDKMDIFNVYQSFEKALNSIGNEIVLWINTTLYEK